A single genomic interval of Notolabrus celidotus isolate fNotCel1 chromosome 13, fNotCel1.pri, whole genome shotgun sequence harbors:
- the LOC117824591 gene encoding myelin P2 protein-like, whose translation MVKQFVGNWTLASSENFDEYMKAIVVGFATRQMGNMAKPNLVISVEDSGVISLKSVPTFKTTEIKFKLNEEFEETIADNSAPITAPKQPSSKSPTTSSYLQTGHLNILILLDLTDAFDSINNTILLSCLESQLDITGTALSWL comes from the exons atggtTAAGCAGTTTGTAGGAAACTGGACTCTGGCCTCCAGTGAGAACTTTGATGAATACATGAAGGCAATTGTTGTGGGCTTCGCCACTCGACAAATGGGCAACATGGCAAAGCCGAACCTAGTGATCAGCGTGGAAGATTCTGGCGTGATTTCATTGAAGTCTGTGCCCACTTTCAAGACCACAGAGATCAAGTTTAAGCTGAACGAGGAGTTTGAAGAGACCATCGCGGACA ATTCTGCTCCCATCACAGCACCTAAACAGCCCTCCTCAAAATCACCAACAACGTCCTCCTATCTGCAGACTGGCCATCTCAATATCCTCATCCTTCTGGACCTCACCGATGCTTTTGACTCCATAAACAacaccatcctcctctcctgcctGGAATCCCAACTCGACATAACTGGCACCGCCCTCTCCTGGTTATAA